CACGCAGGCCGATTCCTGGGAGGGCTGGTAGTAGTTGGAGAATTCGGTCCAGTCGATCTCAAAGCTGTCGCCATCGGCGACCTGGTAGGCATCGGCGCAGCTGTCAGCTTCGGGCAGGATGCAGCGAAGTTCGTCGCCATCACAGCCTTCGCGGCAGTTGATGCGTGCCTCCTGGGTACCGTCGGCGTTGCACACCACCAGGGTGTCGCCGTCACAGGAGCGGGCGTCGGCATCGCAGACGATCGTCGGATCGACGCAGCTCACCGAGAGGTTGTTGCGGTCGTAGACGCATTCCTCGTTCTCCGAGCAGCTCGCGCAGAGGTCCTCTTCCGGCTCACAGCGGTTGGCGACACAGAGGTTACCGGCCAGACATTCGTTACCGGAGGTGCAGATCTCGGCGTTGACACAGGCACGTTGCTCCGGATCGCAGACGCCAGGCTGACCGGCGCAGTTGAGCAGGGTACAGATGAACTGCTCACTGACGCAGGAGCCATCATAGCAGTAGCGGCCCGCCGAGCATTGCTCGTCGGACGAGCAGGTTCCCGTTTCGGTATCGGTGTCGGGAACGTCGGAGCACTCGTCGACGCTGGGATCGCACTCGTCGGCATCCGGGCCGACGTCGGGCTCTTCACAGCTGTCGCCTTCGCAGTCCGTGTCGGGCTCTTGAACGTTACCGTCGCCGCCGCAGGCTGTTGTCAGTGAAAACGCGAGTGCCAAGCTGATTACCGCGAGGCGGTATCGCCACCAAATTGCCATGGCTTCCATCCTGATGTTGGATTTGTCTGAGCTGTGCTGCGTGAATATTGCGAGTTGTCGGGGCGCTCGACACCGTGGCGCGAGCTACGATCGGAGTCAGGGCGCCACTGAAGACAGTAAGGTACCGGGGAAGGCTCCGAGCAATGGGGTCAGAATTGGTTAAATCGGGGGAAACTGTCAAGCTGCATCCGATTTACCTTGCCTGTCGTCGGTTTAAGGCGTGCTTAGGGGCAGCACACTGGCGAAGGGCGGGCAAGAAAAAACGCTCGCCAGGAAGATGGCGAGCGTGTGGCGCGTGTCGGTGCCGGGCTGCGGGTTAACGCAGCGCCTGGCCGAAGATTTTTTCTTCGACGATCCGGTCGGCGACCACGTCGGTGGGAAGGTTTTCGGAGCTGGCGCGATCGAAAATGGCCAGCATGGTCTCGTAGATCTCGGAAGTTTTGGCCAGGGCGCGCTCCCGATCGTAGCCGACGTATTCCAGGGCCACGTTGATCAGGCCCCCGGCATTGATCGCGTAGTCCGGGGCGTAGAGGATGCCTCGGTTATGGAGTTCCAGGCCGTGGCGATCCTCTAAGAGCTGGTTGTTGGCCGCGCCGGCGACGATCTGGCAGCGGAGCTGGGGCAGGGTGGTATCGTTGATCGCTCCTCCCAGGGCGCAGGGCGCGTAGATATCGCAGTCGATGGCGTGAATCTGATCCACATCAAGCGCGGTGGCGTCCAGTTCCCGCACGCAGCGCGTGACGGTTTCCGGATTGATGTCTGCCACGCTCAGGCGAGCGCCGAGCTGGTGGAGGTCGTAGGCCAGCGCGGAGCCGACCGCGCCCAGGCCCTGGATGGCGATGTGGACGCCCTCCAGGCTCTCGCGGCCCAGTTTGAAGCGGGCGGCGGCCTCAATGCCGCGGCGCACCCCGAAGGCCGTCACCGGGGAGGGGTTGCCTGAGCCGCCCTGCTCGGGAGAGGCGCCCAGGGCATGGGGAGTGTGGCGGCGGATGGTGTTGATGTCTTCGACGGTGGTGCCGCTGTCTTTGGCGGTGATGTAGCGTCCGCCCAGGGAGTCGACAAACTCTCCGAACACTTCAAAGAGACGCTTGCGCTTTTCAGGGGGGAGGTTGGCCGGGCGCATGATCACGGCTTTGCCGCCGCCATGAGGGAGACCGCTGATGGCGGCTTTGTAGGTCATCCCCCGGGCCAGGCGCAGGGCGTCACGGGTAGCTTCGGCGGTGGAGGGGTATTCAATGAACCGGCAGCCACCGATGGCCGGTCCCTGGGAGAGGTTGTGCAGGGCCACGATGGCCTGCAGACCGGTGGCGGCGTCGGTCTTAAAGTGAACTTCGCCGAAGTTAAGCGAGTTGGCGTAGTCGAATAGGTCCACGGGCGTTCTCCTCAGGCGTTTGGCGTAAGAAGCGTGCGGGAAGAGCGGCCCGAATCTCGGGCAGCGCTGCTAAGGTATGTGCGCATTTATAGGGATGGCGAGCCTGCTGAGGCAAGGATTGATGTTGACGCGTAGCGTCACGTCTGCAGGGGCGGAGGCGGGGTTTGGGCTTGACCGGCGATCGGGTGGCGAGGAAAGTTGGGCCGACTCATACATCCGGGTGATTGTGGACGGTGGTCACCGAGCAGTGAGCCAGCGTCGGGAGTGATGAAGATGACGACATCTGTGATCTGCACGCAGTGTGGGGCGAGG
This region of Lujinxingia litoralis genomic DNA includes:
- a CDS encoding Glu/Leu/Phe/Val dehydrogenase family protein, whose protein sequence is MDLFDYANSLNFGEVHFKTDAATGLQAIVALHNLSQGPAIGGCRFIEYPSTAEATRDALRLARGMTYKAAISGLPHGGGKAVIMRPANLPPEKRKRLFEVFGEFVDSLGGRYITAKDSGTTVEDINTIRRHTPHALGASPEQGGSGNPSPVTAFGVRRGIEAAARFKLGRESLEGVHIAIQGLGAVGSALAYDLHQLGARLSVADINPETVTRCVRELDATALDVDQIHAIDCDIYAPCALGGAINDTTLPQLRCQIVAGAANNQLLEDRHGLELHNRGILYAPDYAINAGGLINVALEYVGYDRERALAKTSEIYETMLAIFDRASSENLPTDVVADRIVEEKIFGQALR